From Bradyrhizobium sp. AZCC 1610:
TCGCGCCGACGCCGGCTTCGAGCGCGGCGAGGCGCTCCTCGAGCACCGCCGTCGTCGGGTTGGAAATGCGCGTGTAGATGTGGCCGGCTCGTTCCAGGTTGAACAGCGCCGCGGCGTGATCGGAATCCTGGAAGACGTAGGAGGTGGTCTGGTAAATCGGAACCGCGCGGGCGCCGGTTGCAGGATCGGGGCGCTGGCCGGCATGCAGGCTGAGGGTTTCGAAAGCAGGCGGCTTGGGTGCGGGCATGCGGGGCTCGTCAGATCAACGGGTGGCGGGAAGGTACTTGATAGCTCAGACGTGCACGGCGGTGCGGACGCGCCCGGCATTGCCGAACACCCGCAAATAGCGTTCGATCTCGGACGGCGTGCCGGTGGCCTTCTCGGGATTATCGGACAGCTTGACCGCCGGCCGACCGTCAACCGACGTCACCTTGCACACCAGCGAGATCGGATCGAGATCGGCGGATCCATCCGGTGCGCAGCCGACGAAATCATTGGTGAGATTGGTGCCCCAGCCGAAGGAGATGCGGACGCGTCCGGCGAAGTGACGATAAGTCTCCTCGATCGAGTCGACGTCCATGCCGTCGGAGAACACCAGGAGCTTCTCGCGGGGATCGCGGCCTTTCTGCTTCCACCATTTGATGATGTCCTCGCCGGCCGTGATCGGCGGCGCGCTGTCCGGGCGAAAGCCGGTCCAGTCGGCGACCCAGTCCGGCGCATCGCGCAGGAACGGCTTGGTGCCGAAGGCGTCGGGCAGGGCGATCAGGAGGTTGCCGCCATAGGTATGGCGCCATTGATCGAGAATGCGATAAGGCGCCCAGCGCAACTCGTTATCGTCATCGGCGAGCGCGGCGGCGACCATCGGCAGTTCATGCGCATTGGTTCCGATCGCTTCGAGATCGTTGTCCATCGCCAACAGCACGTTGGAGGTTCCGGTGAACGAAGGCCCGAGCCCTTCCTTGACGGCCTCGACGCACCAGCGCTGCCACAGATGACCATGTCGGCGGCGGGTGCCGAAGTCCGACAGCCGCAGGCCTTCGAGCTTGCGCAGCCGCTCGACCTTGGACCACAGCTTGGCCTTGGCGCGGGCATAGAGCACATCGAGCACGAAGCGCCCTTGTCCCTTGGTCGCCTGCCGCGAGCGCAGCTCGTTCATGATCGCGAGCGCCGGGATTTCCCACATCGTAGTGTGGGTCCACGGCCCGTGGAAGTGCAGTTCATACTGGCCGTCGACCTTGTTCAGCTCGTATTCGGGCAGGCGGAAGTTGGCGAGCCAGTTGATGAAGTCGGGCGAGAACATCTGGGTCTTGCCGTAGAACGTGTTACCGGCGAGCCAGATCAGTTCCTTCTTGGTGAAGCGGATGGTGCGGGCATGGTCGAGCTGAGCGCGCAACTCGCCCTCGTCGATGATCTCGGCAAGGCGGACCTGCCGGGTGCGATTGATGACCGAAAAGGTGACGCGCTGATCCGGATAGAATTCGCGGATCATCTGCAGCATCAGCAGCTTGTAAAAATCGGTATCGAGCAGGCTGCGCACGATCGGGTCGAGCCGCCAGCCGTGGTTATAGGTCCGGGATGCAATGTCGGTAACTGCCATGGTGGAACTCTACCGTGCCGAGGGCCGCCCAACCAGTGGGTTTTGGCGGCGGCATGGCAGCTCAGCGCGCTATTCCTGCCGGATTCGGCCGACCGCCGCCTGGATATCGGTCCAGGCAGGCTTGTCCGGGGCGAATTGCCGGCGGAGATAGGCGGCCAGCTCCACGACCTGGCCGTCGGTCAGGCTGTCCTTGAAGGCCGGCATATAGCCGAGATCGGTTGCGGCCGGCTTCGCGATGCCGTGCAGGATGAGCTGGATCAGATTGTCAGGCACGGCGCTGTGCAGATTGCTGTTCAGCGCCAGCGACGGCCGGCTGCCGAACAGCGGCGCGCCGCCGACCTCGTGACACACCGCGCAGGCGCCCTGGTAGATCCGGGCGCCGATGCTGGACGCTGCCGACGCGCGCGTGCCGGTCGAGGATTCCAGTCTCGCGGCGAGCGCTTGCTGCGCCGCGCTATCCATGGAGGTCTCGTTGAACGAAGCGAGATAGACCGCCATGGCGCGAATGTCGGAATCCGGAAGTGCTGTGAGCTCCTTCACCACGGGCGCCATCGGCCCGGCGGCGACGCCGTGAAGGCGGGATTCGCCGGTCCGCAAATACGCATACAGTTCGTTCTCACTCCAGGGGATGGGTGCCTGCGACAACGATGTCAGCGCTGGCGCTTCCCAGCCTTCCGCAAATCCGCCGGCGAGATAGGTGTTCGCCTGTTCCGCGCCAAGCGTGTTGCGCGGCGAATGGCAGGCGCTGCAATGGCCGAGGCCTTCCACCAGATAGGCGCCGCGATTCCACACCTCGGACTTGGTCGGGTCCGCCTGGAATACGGCCGGCTTGTGGAACAGCGCATTCCATCCCGCCATCAACGGGCGCAGATTGAACGGAAACGCGAGAGTGTTGGTCGGCGTCGCCGCGTGCACCGGCGACTGCGCCATCAGATAGGCATAGAGCGCGTGCATGTCGGCGTCGGTCGTCTTGGCGAAGTGTGGATAGGGAAACACCGGGTAGAGATGCCGGCCGTCGCGATGAATGCCCTCGCGCATCGCGCGCTCGAAGGCGGGATAGGACCATGCGCCGATTCCGGTTTCGACATCGGGCGTGATGTTGGTCGCGTAGATCATGCCGAACGGCGTTTGCAGCGGACGGCCGCCGGCGTTGAGGATACCGTTCGCCGAGGTATGGCAGACCGCGCAGTCTCCGAGCGCGGCGAGCTGCTGGCCGCGGGCGATGGTCGCAGCCGAATAGATCGATGCATCCGGCCGCGCGATCGGCGCGATGGCACGCCACGGCAGCACCGCGGCACCGATGCCGATCGCGGCGGCGCAGAGTGCCGCGGCGGTTGCAAATGCACCGCGCCGTCCGGCGAATGGATTTCGCCACCGGTCGAGATCGGGCTGCGGTGCCGGCGTCGGCAATGCCTCCGGTGCCGCTTGTGCCTCGCCTTGCAGTCCCCGCAAGATGCGCTCCGGCGTGAACGGCAGTTCGCGAAAGCGCACTCCGGTCGCATCATAGATCGCGTTGGCGATGGCGGCGGCACTGGGGACAGAGGCGGACTCGCCGACACCGAGCGGCGGCTGATCCTGCCGCGGCAGCATCAAGACATCGATCTCGGGCACCTCGGGGAATTTGATGATGGGGTAGGCGCCCCATTCCCGCGCCGTCACGGATGTGCGGTCGAACGAAACTTCCTCCATCAGCGCGCGGCTGGTCGACTGGATGACGTTGCCGTGGATCTGGTGGCGGACGCCGTCCGGGTTGATCATCAGGCCGGAATCCTGCCCGGCAACGACGCGCGTCACGCTGACGTCGCCGGTCGCCTTGTTAACGGCGACATCGGCGATCCAGGCCGACCACGCCGCGCCATAGCCCGGAAACTTGCTGTGGACATAGAGCGCATAGGCAAAGCCGCGGCCGCGCACGATGTCGCCCTCGCCTTCCGGCTCCTGCCGCACCGGTCGCGGCTTCCAGCCGGCGCGCTCGGCCACCGCGTTGACGAGATCGACCGCGCGGGAGTCTTTTAAATGGCGCAGGCGATACTCGATCGGGTCGACGCCGGCTTCATCAGCGCATTCGTCGATCCAGGATTCATGCGCAAAGGTGTTCGGCAGCGCCGAGACGCCGCGCAGCCAGGAGGCGCGCACGATCGGCGGCATGTCGTTCGCCACCACGCGCAGATTCTCGTAATCGTAAGGTGGGATCGCGGTGCGGTCGCCCATCTCGAAGATGGCGGGTGTGTGCGGGATCGTGCCGGTCAGCAGCAGCGCCAGCGTCGGGGCGCCGTTCGAAGGATAGCGTGTGGCAAAATCATAACCGGCGACGCTGCCGTCGGCATTCAATCCGCCGTTGACGTCCATCAACTGCGCGGTGCCCTTGGGTTCCCACGCATGTTCCTGCTCGCGCGTCAGCTGCACGCGAACGGGCCGGCCGACGGCCCGCGACAGCAACACCGCGTCGGCGGAAACGTCATCGGCGCAATTGCGGCCGTAGCAGCCGGCGGCCTCCATCCGGATCACCTCGATCTCGGCTTCGCGGCGATGGATCAGCCGTGCCAGCTCGGTGCGCAGATGGTGCGGATTCTGCGTGCCGGACCAGACCCTGGTCTGATCCTCCTGATAGTCGGCGACCGCGCAGGATGGGCCGATCGAGGCGTGCATCTGATAAGGCCAGACATAGGTTCGCGGCATCGGCTTCGCGGCACCGGCAATCGCCGCATCGACGTCACCCTTGTCGATCAGCGTTCGCGGCGTCGACGGATTGGCGCGCAGCGCGGTCTCGATGTCCTTCAGGTCGGGCAGCGTCGGCACCGGCTTCCAGCTCACCTTGAGCTGTGCCGCGGCCTTAATTGCGTTCTCCTCGCGCTCGGCGACGACGCCGACGAAATCGCCGATCCTGACGACAGCGACAAGTCCGGGGATGTTGCGCACCGAGGCTTCATCCACCGCGATCAGGCTGTTGCCGATAAAGTCGCCGACATCGACGCCTGCATAGGGCGGGCGGACGACGCGGCCGTGGAGCATGCCGGGCAGACGCATGTCGTGAACGTAGACCAGCTCGCCCGTTGCCTTCGCTGGCAGATCGATGCGCGGAACGGATTGACCGACGATGCTGTAGGCGCTGGCGGGCTTGACCGGAACGTCGTCCGCCAGTTCAAGGCGGATAGTCTCGCCCGCGATCAGTTCGCCATAGCTGATGCTGCGATTGTCCTGGCCGCGGATCAGGCCGTCTTCAATGATGAGATCCTCGATCGGGAGTTCCAGTCGCGCCGCGGCACGCGCGACCAGAAACTGCCGCGCCTGCGCCGCAGCCTTGCGCAGCGGCACGGCGGTGATCTGGATCGTTTCGCTCGCAATCGTCGCGCCCTGATTGGGCACGAGAGAAGTATCGCCCAGCACGACGACGACGCGGGCAAAGGATACGTCGAGTTCCTCCGCGACGATCTGACCGAGCGCGGTGCGAATGCCGGTGCCGAGATCGACATGGCCGTTATAGGCGGTGACCGATCCGTCGGCGGTGATCCTGATAAAGGTCTCGAACTTGACGGCCTCGACGGGTGAGGCGGGACGGACAACGGACAGCGTGCCTTGCAGCCGGTTGCGATCCTCGGTCGTGTCGGCAGCCGTCATCACGTCCGGGCCTCAACGGCATGGCCTGCGGCGCGCATTGCAGCGCGCATGATCTCGATATGCGCGCCGCAGCGGCAGAGATGATGGCGCAGCGCTTCCAGCACCTCGTCCTCCGACGGGTGAGGG
This genomic window contains:
- a CDS encoding molybdopterin cofactor-binding domain-containing protein, producing the protein MTAADTTEDRNRLQGTLSVVRPASPVEAVKFETFIRITADGSVTAYNGHVDLGTGIRTALGQIVAEELDVSFARVVVVLGDTSLVPNQGATIASETIQITAVPLRKAAAQARQFLVARAAARLELPIEDLIIEDGLIRGQDNRSISYGELIAGETIRLELADDVPVKPASAYSIVGQSVPRIDLPAKATGELVYVHDMRLPGMLHGRVVRPPYAGVDVGDFIGNSLIAVDEASVRNIPGLVAVVRIGDFVGVVAEREENAIKAAAQLKVSWKPVPTLPDLKDIETALRANPSTPRTLIDKGDVDAAIAGAAKPMPRTYVWPYQMHASIGPSCAVADYQEDQTRVWSGTQNPHHLRTELARLIHRREAEIEVIRMEAAGCYGRNCADDVSADAVLLSRAVGRPVRVQLTREQEHAWEPKGTAQLMDVNGGLNADGSVAGYDFATRYPSNGAPTLALLLTGTIPHTPAIFEMGDRTAIPPYDYENLRVVANDMPPIVRASWLRGVSALPNTFAHESWIDECADEAGVDPIEYRLRHLKDSRAVDLVNAVAERAGWKPRPVRQEPEGEGDIVRGRGFAYALYVHSKFPGYGAAWSAWIADVAVNKATGDVSVTRVVAGQDSGLMINPDGVRHQIHGNVIQSTSRALMEEVSFDRTSVTAREWGAYPIIKFPEVPEIDVLMLPRQDQPPLGVGESASVPSAAAIANAIYDATGVRFRELPFTPERILRGLQGEAQAAPEALPTPAPQPDLDRWRNPFAGRRGAFATAAALCAAAIGIGAAVLPWRAIAPIARPDASIYSAATIARGQQLAALGDCAVCHTSANGILNAGGRPLQTPFGMIYATNITPDVETGIGAWSYPAFERAMREGIHRDGRHLYPVFPYPHFAKTTDADMHALYAYLMAQSPVHAATPTNTLAFPFNLRPLMAGWNALFHKPAVFQADPTKSEVWNRGAYLVEGLGHCSACHSPRNTLGAEQANTYLAGGFAEGWEAPALTSLSQAPIPWSENELYAYLRTGESRLHGVAAGPMAPVVKELTALPDSDIRAMAVYLASFNETSMDSAAQQALAARLESSTGTRASAASSIGARIYQGACAVCHEVGGAPLFGSRPSLALNSNLHSAVPDNLIQLILHGIAKPAATDLGYMPAFKDSLTDGQVVELAAYLRRQFAPDKPAWTDIQAAVGRIRQE
- the pncB gene encoding nicotinate phosphoribosyltransferase; translation: MAVTDIASRTYNHGWRLDPIVRSLLDTDFYKLLMLQMIREFYPDQRVTFSVINRTRQVRLAEIIDEGELRAQLDHARTIRFTKKELIWLAGNTFYGKTQMFSPDFINWLANFRLPEYELNKVDGQYELHFHGPWTHTTMWEIPALAIMNELRSRQATKGQGRFVLDVLYARAKAKLWSKVERLRKLEGLRLSDFGTRRRHGHLWQRWCVEAVKEGLGPSFTGTSNVLLAMDNDLEAIGTNAHELPMVAAALADDDNELRWAPYRILDQWRHTYGGNLLIALPDAFGTKPFLRDAPDWVADWTGFRPDSAPPITAGEDIIKWWKQKGRDPREKLLVFSDGMDVDSIEETYRHFAGRVRISFGWGTNLTNDFVGCAPDGSADLDPISLVCKVTSVDGRPAVKLSDNPEKATGTPSEIERYLRVFGNAGRVRTAVHV